A window of Acinetobacter sp. TR3 contains these coding sequences:
- a CDS encoding Tim44 domain-containing protein, which yields MQVHQRGLMAALLMATLVAAPLAEAKRAGGGKSHGMSRSSSSSQSYQPSRQAAPAQQQTAPQKSGPGVGSMVAAGVAGAAVGAVAANALADDKPHNPTATDQQTANAQAAQQAQEQEKKSGVPTWIWLLLIAGGAFFIFRKFSGKQKVAANNPYAPNNNGQNNFGRQNTAPAGDNTNIFGQSVGGGTAAPQAPFGGASMSNGNQLPDGTEPAAFLRVARQRFNHIQSVNSASNIEEIRRYLTPELYSSMYSDIMANQDQDVAEFSNLNAMVVDRATENGQYVVSVRFTGTVSEDLNSLPQPFTEIWHFVKPAGSQQDWVVAGIQQA from the coding sequence ATGCAAGTACACCAGCGTGGCTTGATGGCAGCTCTTTTAATGGCAACATTGGTTGCTGCACCACTTGCAGAAGCAAAACGTGCAGGTGGTGGAAAAAGCCACGGTATGAGCAGATCTAGTTCATCTAGCCAATCTTATCAACCATCACGTCAAGCTGCTCCTGCTCAACAACAAACTGCACCTCAAAAATCAGGTCCTGGTGTTGGTTCAATGGTTGCAGCTGGTGTAGCAGGTGCAGCGGTAGGTGCAGTTGCAGCGAATGCTTTAGCTGATGATAAACCACATAACCCAACTGCCACTGATCAGCAAACAGCGAATGCTCAAGCCGCACAACAAGCCCAAGAGCAAGAGAAAAAAAGTGGAGTCCCAACTTGGATTTGGTTATTACTGATCGCAGGCGGTGCTTTCTTTATTTTCCGTAAATTCAGCGGTAAACAAAAAGTAGCTGCAAACAATCCTTATGCGCCAAATAATAACGGTCAAAATAATTTTGGTCGCCAAAATACAGCGCCTGCAGGTGACAATACCAATATTTTTGGTCAATCTGTCGGTGGCGGTACGGCTGCTCCTCAAGCACCATTTGGTGGTGCATCAATGAGTAATGGCAATCAGTTACCAGATGGTACTGAACCTGCTGCGTTCTTACGTGTAGCTCGTCAGCGTTTTAATCATATTCAATCAGTGAATAGTGCCAGTAATATTGAAGAAATTCGTCGTTATTTAACGCCTGAACTTTATTCATCTATGTACAGTGACATTATGGCCAACCAAGACCAAGATGTTGCAGAATTTAGTAATCTAAACGCAATGGTTGTAGATAGGGCTACTGAAAATGGTCAGTACGTTGTTAGCGTACGTTTTACTGGAACAGTGAGCGAAGATTTAAATAGCTTGCCACAACCTTTCACCGAAATTTGGCATTTTGTTAAGCCTGCTGGTTCGCAACAAGATTGGGTTGTTGCGGGTATTCAACAAGCTTAA
- a CDS encoding inorganic phosphate transporter, with amino-acid sequence MNSNLPPVSDSPLASSTAKSTNVHVPTPKFFMPVFLTIIIATLIYIGFQVSADLAHVPPLSLYSVILLSTALFIALGFEFVNGFHDTANAVATVIYTNALPAPVAVMWAGFCNFLGVMVASGAVAYGIIALLPVELIMNVGSGAGFAMVFALLIAAILWNLGTWFLGIPASSSHTLIGSILGVGIMNHLLNASTGTASGIDMDQVIKVGKALLFSPLIGFAFAAIVFLLVKTIFKRQLELFQPPEGNKPPPPLIRAILIFTCTGVSFAHGSNDGQKGMGLIMLILIGLVPLAYSLNKSLDAEHLQSFEQLSTQTATVLNVNQNEFSDEKARAVLTKYIQTKEQTAEVVPALASMTAHLGTRVADYGDLKAIPEAAVSEIRNDMYLSTTTFKRLDKAKALPEMDKDQAKVVKEYRSNLDSFLQYIPNWVKVAVALALGLGTMVGWKRIVVTVGERIGKNHMTYGQGMSAELVAMTTIAAADGLGMPVSTTHVLNSAVAGTMVANRSGLNFATVKTILSAWIFTLPATICLSGGLYWLFLQFVS; translated from the coding sequence ATGAATTCTAATCTTCCTCCTGTTTCGGATTCACCGCTTGCCAGTTCTACGGCAAAATCGACGAATGTACATGTACCAACACCGAAATTTTTTATGCCGGTGTTTTTAACAATTATTATTGCAACACTTATTTATATTGGTTTTCAGGTGAGTGCTGACTTAGCGCATGTACCACCTTTGAGTTTATATTCAGTTATTCTTCTATCTACGGCACTTTTCATTGCTTTAGGCTTTGAATTTGTCAATGGTTTCCATGATACCGCCAATGCGGTTGCAACGGTCATCTATACCAATGCATTACCTGCACCCGTTGCAGTGATGTGGGCTGGTTTCTGTAACTTCCTTGGGGTTATGGTAGCGAGTGGCGCAGTTGCGTACGGTATTATTGCTTTACTTCCTGTTGAACTGATTATGAATGTTGGCAGTGGAGCAGGTTTTGCGATGGTTTTCGCACTGCTGATTGCTGCGATTCTTTGGAATCTAGGAACGTGGTTTCTTGGTATTCCAGCCTCAAGTTCACATACCTTAATCGGTTCGATTTTAGGTGTAGGGATCATGAATCACTTGTTAAATGCCTCAACAGGTACAGCAAGTGGTATTGATATGGATCAAGTGATCAAAGTTGGTAAAGCTTTATTATTTTCTCCATTAATCGGTTTTGCATTTGCTGCAATCGTATTTTTGTTGGTGAAAACAATTTTCAAGCGTCAACTTGAACTTTTCCAACCACCTGAGGGCAATAAACCACCGCCACCATTAATTCGTGCGATCTTGATTTTCACTTGTACTGGTGTAAGTTTTGCACATGGTTCAAATGATGGTCAAAAAGGTATGGGCTTGATCATGTTGATTTTGATTGGTCTAGTTCCTTTAGCTTACTCATTGAATAAGAGTTTAGATGCTGAGCATTTACAATCATTTGAGCAACTTTCAACTCAAACAGCAACTGTTTTAAATGTAAATCAGAATGAGTTTTCAGATGAGAAAGCGCGTGCTGTATTGACCAAATATATTCAAACCAAAGAGCAAACGGCTGAAGTTGTACCTGCATTAGCAAGTATGACAGCGCACCTAGGTACACGTGTTGCAGATTATGGCGATCTTAAAGCGATCCCAGAAGCTGCGGTCAGTGAAATTCGCAATGATATGTATTTGAGTACGACTACTTTCAAGCGATTAGATAAAGCGAAAGCTTTGCCAGAAATGGATAAAGACCAAGCCAAAGTGGTAAAAGAATACCGTAGTAATCTTGATTCATTCCTACAATATATTCCGAATTGGGTTAAAGTTGCGGTGGCACTTGCGCTTGGCTTAGGTACGATGGTGGGGTGGAAGCGTATTGTGGTTACAGTGGGCGAACGTATTGGTAAGAATCATATGACTTATGGTCAAGGGATGTCTGCTGAACTTGTTGCAATGACAACGATTGCTGCTGCTGATGGTTTAGGTATGCCAGTTTCAACAACTCACGTTCTAAACAGTGCTGTTGCGGGTACGATGGTGGCAAACAGATCTGGTTTAAATTTTGCTACAGTGAAAACCATTCTTTCAGCATGGATATTTACATTGCCAGCAACGATTTGTTTATCTGGTGGCTTATACTGGTTGTTCTTACAGTTTGTATCATGA